The Cervus canadensis isolate Bull #8, Minnesota chromosome 5, ASM1932006v1, whole genome shotgun sequence genome contains the following window.
CAATGCCTCGAGTTCTTTCCTCTCCATGGCTCTCCATCTTGGGGTTGTTggtgcccccaccctgccccaaacACAGCAGCTTTTTATCCCCAGGTGTGGCTTCCCACGAGCCCAGAAGAGAAGAGGCCATCTGCCACATTTTGCATATCATATGTCCGCTGATGGCTCACGAGCAGGTGGGCCACCAAGAGGTGCTGGGGAGGAGAGCGGGCGAGAATCAGGCGGGCTCGCCAAGCGCAGCTCAGCAGAACGTGGAGACGAAGAGCAGGATCTCGGGCTGGGACTTAGCATCCTGCCATCTTTCCACCAGCAGGAAGCCCGGGGGTGGCGTCTTTCAGGCTCAACCTTCTTCCGGGAAGACAGAGCGGCCCTCAGGACAGACTGTGTCTGGAGTGGGAGACCTTGTGGGCGCCGTCTGTGCAGGGCTGGGGCCGGCCCTCGGCCGGCGGGGCTGCGGGCGCGGCCTCCTGCGGGGTGGCGCTGGGCTGGAGCCTGCTCCCTGACGATATGCCACTGCGGCCACACACCAGGCGCTTCTCGTCCTGCAAGGACAGGTGGTATTCACACAGGTCGATCAGTGAGGCCACCTGCTCGTGGAGCGGCAGCATCTTGAACTTCCTCTGAGCCAGGTAAAAGAAGGCCTCCACAAAGGCCTGCAGGCACATCCCTGTGGACAAGAGACCGGCGTTAGGGTGGGGTATGGTGCGTGTGCGCGGGTGCCCTGGCTTCCCAACGCCAACCAGCAGGCTCTCTGCCCACCACTGTTCCCTTTTGGAGAGGAAGCAGGGCCGTCTCGGCGTGCCTAACCAGCGTCCGGCCAGCTGGGCATTCATAACCACTCGCAGATTCACCCTTTAAGCAACCCTGTGAAGAAGGTTCAATAACCCAGTTTtacacatggggaaactgagtttTAGAGAACTGGAGCTTGGGCAAAGTCCAGTGGTAGGTCTGGGATTTAAACCTAGCCCAACGCCTTTATCCCCTTGCATCGCCATCAAATGTTCCCATTAAAACCCAGCCCCAAATTTTTATAATAAGGGAGAGGGTGTGAAGATGAGTCCAAAGTGATGGCCATTCTATATCCTCATGGAAAGTgctaggtgctcagtcgtgtccgactcttggtgaccccatggactgtagcctgccaggctcctctgtccctgggatttcccaggcaagaataccagagtgggtagccattcctttctcccggggatcttccccacccggggatcaaaactgggtcacttacactgcaggcagattctttatcatctgagccacctggggaaagCCCTCATAGGCGTGTCAGTTACATGAGCGTGTATGTTTCTTGAAATCCACAAATTGTACCTTAAGTTAAAATCTGTGCATTTTGCTACGTGTAAATTTTAcctcaaaaagtaaaacatatctGACCCCTTCTCTATACTCAAAACTGTATTCTGAAAGGTATTAATAGGAGACCCCATTCTGCGCCTGGAAGGTTCTTCTACTTTGCCTCATAAACTCCTACTCATTCTTGGGATTTGAGCTGAAAAATCACTTACTCAGCAAAACCTCCTCTGAGTCCCAGGTTAGATCCAGCCGCTAGTAGAGGCTTCTTGCCTTTTTCTTGGTAGCACCTTTGGCTGCTAGTTCAGGGTTTTATTAGAGCGGTTCACTGACAATCTCTAGCTTCCCTGCTGGACTGTGGGCTCCAGCTCACCTCGGTCCCCCCAGTGCCAGGTCCccagaagatgcttgatacagaGGGACTGACtacatgagtgaatgaatgaaagagtcaGTGCTAGGCGCTTCACAGACATGCCTTTGCAAGGTCACTATTATgatgtcccattttacagatacgGAAACTAACAATCAGAGACGTTGAGTAACttccctaaggtcacacagccagagaATTGTGGCTTGGAAATTCACACTCTGACTCCCAATTCTCTTAACCAAGTTGTGCCCCGCAAAAGGTTCTGAGTCTTCCCAACATTCTAGTGAAAATGAGCTCCATGATCCAAAATCATGGGCCTCCCTGGGCTCTTTGGGGAAGATGGCTCTAAGGCTGGATCAATTGCCACATGGGATTTTTAGAGAAGCCAGCTCCTACTCGGCTGATCCACACCTTCCCAGGGGCCTTGCTTCCTTCTCAGACATATTAGTTGCCTGCTCTGTCACTGTAGGTGGAGGCCTGGCCTGGAGTTCGTAAATACTGGATGATATATGGACCCTGGGATCTGTGAGATCTTTTTGTGTTGGAAACTTGAGCTGAGCGAAGacgttgctgttttgtttttcgtTTCTAATCTTCTAAGTCcatcaaagcttttttttttaactcagcttCTCTTGACTCCAGACGTTCTGCAAGTCCCCTGCTTGGTCTTGACAGGAGCTGATAGAAAGAACAGTAACCCTTTTAATGTAAACAGAGGCCTGGTACCGACCGAGACGCAGGGGATGAGGCCTGAGCCTGTATGAAGAGACAGACGTTTTCTAATCACTGACTCTGGGCCAGGGCTCTCCTAGGGTGTGCctgcatgtgtgggtgtgtgtcacAGTCAGTGGGAGGGTCCAGGACACGCAGGCTGAAGAGGCTGGGATCTAAAACCAGAGAAACCCGGGGCAGTCCCAGCCCCCAACTTCACAAGCGCCGCTGCTCCAAGTGTGGTCGGCAGACGGGTGCCGGGTCCAGGAACGGCATGTCCCTGGTCCCTGACAAGATAAGGAGCTCGGGCCAGAATGTAAATCACCTTCCTCATCAATCACATTGTTTAGTTCAGCTGGCAGTGCTTTGCGGCAAGACTTTCCGTTTGTAAAGGAAGCCGCACGCATTTACGTGCTAGCTCAAGTCTCTTATCCAGGACTGGAAGAACAGTGCGTGACTGCAAGTTTCATAGCTCAGGGGTCTACAACCCCCGTCCCCCACTTTAACTACAGTCTTGTCAAAAAATGCAGATTCCGGCATCGGGCCCAACACCCTGCATTTCTGCCAAGCTTCCTAGTGGTACCCAGGCTGCTGTCTCTGGAGCACGCACTCTGAACAGTGAAGGCTGAGCACCTTTTACTCAACAAACACCCGTTTTCTTCCCTTAATTGGAGGCAGACTATGATTAGAGCAATAACACACCCCCCAAAATACAATTAAGACCTCTCTGGGGAGAAAAAAGTATGGCTAAATCATTGAGAAATCGTTATCGATATCTCATTATTGATAAAATTATTGATAAAATGAGATATGGGGTTGACTGTGCTCTCCTcggttttctttttgcttgtctACATTTTCGGATTTTCTATAGTACACATGTGtgcaattaaaaaatatgcaaCTGGAAAATCTAGAGAGTGGAAAAAGGTGATGCTGGGACAGCTGCTTCTAATTATGAAGACGTTGCTACTATTTGAAGTCATTGCTTTGAAAAATTAGAGTGCAAATCTTCTGCATACATGTTCTGCTTTGataaaaaattatacatgtataaaGTATATGTACGAGGATGAAGGGGAATGGACATTACTGACTCCTGCATGGGTCACGTACACTCTGCCAGTGCTCTGACCCTCATTACGAGTCCCACtgtgcagatgaggaaaccgaggcccagagagatcAAATAACTTGCCCTCAGGTCACATAACTTGCTCTCAAGGTAAGCAGCagggctgggacttgaacccaggcctcAGGCTCTGCTGATGCTGTTCAGAAGCCGTGTTGGAATACAGACCGTGGCTCCACCCCAGGGTTCTTGGCTCTGAAGGTCTGAGAACCTGCACTTTGAACACGTCCCCAGGTGGTGACAAGGCACCTAGTCGGGACCCCACTTTGAGAACCTGTCCctgcctcacctcctcccactgcCGGATGCAGTCTGTTCTTTCTCCACTCTGAAAGCCCATCTGCAAAAAGCGGCCTGCTTGCACAAGGGCTGGCCCCTGATCTGAGAGAAGCTTGACTTTGGGCTAAAAATGTCTGCCTTTTAAGACACTCTGATTGAAAGCAGATTCGcaatcagttatttttaaaagactaatgAGGGAGCTGGAAAAGCATGAACTTGTTCCAACTTTGCATTAAGTCCTCTCTTGGTTTCTGAGAAACCACACATCCCCGGTTTCTTCTAGCATCATGGCTTGACCACTAAGTGGTGTGGGGGGGACAAGCTCTATTGCCCTCTGCCGGGCCCTGGCCTTCTCTGTCTGTACTGATGGCCTGAAAGGTTCCGGTGGGCCAGGCCATAAAGGCCCTGTGGACCAAGGTGGGACTTCGGATCTCATGCTGGGGAAGACAGGTGGCCACTGGGAAGTTTCCAGGTGACACGGTCAGGGTGGGTCCTGTGTTGACAGCAAGTGGCAGGGGCACAGGAGGAGAAAATCGGGGAGATGCATTAGGGGGTTACTGTGCTGGTCCAGGCGAGGGCGGATAGCAAGTTGGGCCAGGCAGCAGGAGAGGGGGCGGGTGATGAGAGGTAATGAGGTTCTGGATAGAGTCTGGGGGTCGTGCCTATGTCTCTGGGGGGCCAATGGGGTGGATGGGGGCGTGAGGGCGAGTCAGGAGTCCTCACGAAGAAGGGGCTCTAACAGCAGGCCGAGGGGACTGGCCTTCCCCTCAAGGCCTGTggtttgctaacattttatttgtaaaataacctGGGGACCTTGCCGAAAATGCAGGTTCCTGTTCCCGTCCCCTGGGGGCTCTCTGTTGGTGATGAGGCCCAGATACTGCTTGTAACTGCAGTGCTGGGGTTCCGACACTCAAGGGTGATCAGGAAGCTTTGGGACGAACATTCCCTCTTGGCTGTCTCTTGAAGGGCTCTTGAGAAGGCAGTGGAGTGAAGAAGTTGAGAGCATGGTCTTTTGCGAAACCTAGTGCTGGACTAACCCTGCCATGGGTGATCAAGAGCCTCTGGGGGTGCAGAGAACAAGCTCTCTCCTCCGAAATCCCACTGCCCACCTGTCTCCACCATCTTCATCTGCTTGGGCTGCCAAATACCATAACACAGCACCATAGCTGGGGTGGCTCAGACAACAGACGTTTATTCTCTCAACAGTTCTGAAGGTGGAAAGTCTGAGATCAGAGCGCTAACGTGGTTTAGTTCTagtgagggctctcttcctggcttgcagacagccgccttctctctgtgccttcccaaggcagagagagagagagagagagagagaaagagagagagagccagcAATCTGgcatctcttcttataaggacagcaGTCCTACTGGATCAGGGCCTCACCCTAcgacttcatttaaccttaattacttcctcAGGGGCCCCAACTCCAAAAACAATCATACTAGGGGTTAGGGTTCCAACATATGATTGAAAGTGGGGGGTAGGGCACGCTTTAGTCCACAGCACCCTGGTCTATAGCTTGGTTCTGCTGAGGTGCACCCAGTACTTGCAGTGTCTCC
Protein-coding sequences here:
- the TTLL11 gene encoding tubulin polyglutamylase TTLL11 isoform X4, translating into MANLFIRFLGIKGTMKLGPTGFRTFIRNCKLSSSSLSMAAVDILYIDITRRWNSMTMDQRDSGMCLQAFVEAFFYLAQRKFKMLPLHEQVASLIDLCEYHLSLQDEKRLVCGRSGISSGSRLQPSATPQEAAPAAPPAEGRPQPCTDGAHKVSHSRHSLS